One window from the genome of Actinoplanes teichomyceticus ATCC 31121 encodes:
- a CDS encoding NAD-glutamate dehydrogenase, with product MAVADEAVTDSDQNAPDSPGPRPGLALTGRLGASVDGGELDEPLPNAERLVAQAVERAGDDHATASLVARFWRFAPDEEMVGNTPEEMYRAAIEHRELARNRLPGELKLALTEPVGPQGHTVLQIVTDDMPFLVDSVIALLTAHNLQVYLMVHPLIVVRREPLGALREVESEVEPDDAIEGDTVESWIRIEIDPVRRAEARDQLLNEVRRVLTDVREAVEDWPRMRQRALVISDELAAARGSERKLPVPEKDVTDSIELLKWLANDHFTFLGYREYRLKDGVLTAVPGTGLGILRGASKPRRLDTMAPEAYKRALEKRLLVITKANSRATVHRSAYLDYISVKVFDSTGEVAGEKRFLGLFSSSAYRTSVRELPVVKRKVTEVMDRSGLSPRGHSGKDLLQILETYPRDELFQIKTDDLYEAVIGVLRMAGRRQLRLFLRRDGYGRFISCLIYLPRDRFTTSNRLRMQEILLRELNGVGVDYTTRVTERMLARVHFIVRTDPAAPPGNLDPNALAELLADATRMWDDDFSLVLERKLGDEPAKELFNRYAHAYPESYKNGHTPYEGMQDLAKLELLEEPGQLELHLYRRRKLGPDGAPRPDEHDIRFKVYRFGEPMMLSAVLPVLHSLGVQVSDERPYEIRRDDGLIYLYDFGLRPPRVHRELAEVRPQVENAFAATWRGEAEVDGFNELVLRAGLTWRQVVVLRAYAKYLRQAGHVFSQRYVESTFIAYPEIARLLLELFDTRFAPALQLGESERARRAGAIAGRVTELLDQVESLDQDRILRSYLTLIEATLRTSFFQRGADGRPKSYVAFKLNPEALPDLPQPRPKYEIFVYSPRFEGVHLRFGAVARGGLRWSDRREDFRTEVLGLVKAQMVKNSVIVPVGAKGGFVLKQKPGDRDEAVECYKQFVTALMDVTDNILGGKIVPPQDVVRHDGDDPYLVVAADKGTATFSDIANEISVGNQFWLGDAFASGGSAGYDHKKMGITARGAWESVRKHFRDLGKDTQSEDFTVVGVGDMSGDVFGNGMLLSPHIRLVAAFDHRHIFLDPDPDPKTSYAERRRLFDLPRSSWADYDRSLISAGGGVYPRSAKSIPVSPQVRAALGLPGEAAAVSPGEMMRAILKAPVDLLFNGGIGTYVKAGAESHADVGDKGNDAIRVNGSELRVKVVGEGGNLGLTQRGRIEFARAGGRVFTDFIDNSAGVDCSDHEVNIKILLGGAVADGELTLPERDELLAAMTDEVAALVLRDNYEQAMALGNARAQAHSLLPVHRRMLTSLEQRGELNRELEALPTDKELAARYEAGEGLSAPEFAVLLAYVKISLEREVLADELVDEDWTNQVLADYFPTPLRDRYAARMAGHRLRREIISTSLVNEVVNRGGTSFVFRAMEESGASAADVIRAYVVVRDVYGLSDIWAAAEALDNQVPTSAQTLVFLETRRLLDRAVRWLVSTRRSPIDVAAEIAKLRPGVTTLLPQLPHVIVGAERRSFEERVATLEDKGVPADLADTVSRVFYGFGLLDILETATAIERDVTEVAQVYFVLSERFGVDALLSHISRLPRGDRWQTLARMALRYDLYAALAALTAEVLQSTPASAAPEDRVAQWEQVNAASIARASNAMGDVDESPADLAALSVLLRQIRTLVKTSAA from the coding sequence ATGGCTGTCGCCGACGAGGCAGTGACCGATTCTGATCAGAATGCGCCCGATTCACCGGGGCCCCGCCCCGGGCTCGCCCTGACCGGGCGGCTCGGCGCGTCCGTCGATGGCGGAGAGCTCGACGAGCCGCTGCCGAACGCCGAGCGACTGGTCGCTCAGGCGGTGGAGCGGGCCGGCGACGACCACGCCACCGCGTCGCTGGTTGCCCGCTTCTGGCGGTTCGCGCCCGACGAGGAGATGGTCGGGAACACCCCGGAGGAGATGTACCGGGCCGCGATCGAGCACCGCGAGCTGGCCCGCAACCGGCTGCCGGGCGAGCTGAAACTGGCCCTGACCGAGCCGGTCGGCCCGCAGGGGCACACCGTCCTGCAGATCGTCACCGACGACATGCCGTTCCTCGTCGACTCGGTGATCGCCCTGCTCACCGCGCACAACCTGCAGGTCTACCTGATGGTGCACCCGCTGATCGTGGTGCGCCGGGAGCCCCTCGGCGCGCTGCGCGAGGTGGAGAGCGAGGTCGAGCCGGACGACGCCATCGAGGGCGACACGGTGGAGAGCTGGATCCGGATCGAGATCGACCCGGTCCGCCGCGCCGAGGCCCGTGACCAGCTGCTCAACGAGGTACGCCGGGTGCTCACCGACGTGCGCGAGGCGGTCGAGGACTGGCCCCGGATGCGCCAGCGGGCCCTGGTCATCTCCGACGAGCTGGCCGCCGCGCGCGGATCGGAACGCAAGCTGCCGGTGCCGGAGAAGGACGTCACCGACTCCATCGAACTGCTCAAGTGGCTCGCCAACGACCACTTCACCTTCCTCGGCTACCGCGAGTACCGGCTCAAGGACGGGGTGCTGACCGCGGTGCCCGGCACCGGGCTGGGCATCCTGCGCGGCGCGAGCAAGCCGCGGCGGCTGGACACGATGGCGCCGGAGGCCTACAAGCGGGCGCTGGAGAAACGGCTGCTGGTGATCACCAAGGCGAACTCGCGGGCCACCGTGCACCGCTCCGCCTACCTGGACTACATCAGCGTCAAGGTCTTCGACAGCACCGGCGAGGTGGCCGGCGAGAAACGGTTCCTCGGCCTGTTCTCCAGCTCCGCGTACCGCACCAGCGTCCGCGAACTGCCCGTGGTCAAGCGCAAGGTCACCGAGGTGATGGACCGCTCCGGCCTGTCGCCGCGCGGCCACTCGGGCAAGGACCTGCTGCAGATCCTGGAGACGTACCCGCGCGACGAGCTCTTCCAGATCAAGACCGATGACCTGTACGAGGCGGTCATCGGCGTGCTGCGGATGGCCGGCCGCCGGCAGCTGCGCCTGTTCCTGCGCCGGGACGGGTACGGCCGGTTCATCTCCTGCCTGATCTACCTGCCCCGGGACCGGTTCACCACCAGCAACCGGCTGCGGATGCAGGAGATCCTGCTGCGCGAGCTGAACGGCGTCGGGGTGGACTACACCACCCGGGTGACCGAACGGATGCTGGCCCGGGTGCACTTCATCGTGCGCACCGATCCGGCGGCGCCGCCCGGCAATCTCGACCCGAACGCGCTGGCCGAGCTGCTCGCCGACGCCACCCGGATGTGGGACGACGACTTCTCCCTGGTGCTGGAGCGCAAGCTGGGCGACGAGCCGGCCAAGGAGCTGTTCAACCGGTACGCGCACGCCTACCCGGAGAGCTACAAGAACGGCCACACCCCGTACGAGGGGATGCAGGACCTGGCCAAGCTGGAGCTGCTGGAGGAGCCCGGCCAGCTGGAACTGCACCTGTACCGGCGGCGCAAGCTGGGCCCGGACGGCGCGCCGCGCCCGGACGAGCACGACATCCGGTTCAAGGTGTACCGGTTCGGCGAGCCGATGATGCTCTCCGCCGTGCTGCCCGTGCTGCACTCGCTCGGCGTGCAGGTCAGCGACGAGCGGCCGTACGAGATCCGTCGCGACGACGGCCTGATCTACCTGTACGACTTCGGGCTGCGACCACCCCGGGTGCACCGTGAGCTGGCCGAGGTGCGGCCGCAGGTGGAGAACGCGTTCGCGGCCACCTGGCGCGGTGAGGCCGAGGTGGACGGGTTCAACGAGCTGGTGTTGCGGGCCGGGCTCACCTGGCGGCAGGTGGTGGTGCTGCGGGCGTACGCGAAGTACCTGCGCCAGGCCGGCCACGTCTTCTCGCAGCGCTACGTCGAGTCGACGTTCATCGCGTACCCGGAGATCGCCCGGCTGCTGCTGGAGCTCTTCGACACCCGCTTCGCGCCCGCGCTGCAGCTCGGCGAGTCCGAGCGTGCCCGCCGGGCCGGGGCCATCGCCGGCCGGGTCACCGAGCTGCTCGACCAGGTGGAGAGCCTGGACCAGGACCGGATCCTGCGCTCCTACCTCACCCTGATCGAGGCCACCCTGCGGACCAGCTTCTTCCAGCGCGGGGCGGACGGGCGGCCCAAGTCGTACGTGGCGTTCAAACTGAACCCGGAGGCCCTCCCGGACCTGCCGCAGCCCCGCCCGAAGTACGAGATCTTCGTCTACTCGCCCCGCTTCGAGGGCGTGCACCTGCGCTTCGGCGCCGTCGCCCGCGGTGGCCTGCGCTGGTCCGACCGGCGCGAGGACTTCCGTACCGAGGTGCTCGGCCTGGTCAAGGCGCAGATGGTGAAGAACTCGGTGATCGTGCCGGTGGGCGCCAAGGGCGGCTTCGTGCTCAAGCAGAAGCCGGGCGACCGGGACGAGGCGGTGGAGTGCTACAAGCAGTTCGTCACCGCGCTGATGGACGTCACCGACAACATCCTGGGCGGCAAGATCGTGCCGCCGCAGGACGTGGTGCGGCACGACGGGGACGATCCGTACCTGGTGGTGGCCGCGGACAAGGGCACCGCGACGTTCAGCGACATCGCCAACGAGATCTCGGTCGGCAATCAGTTCTGGCTCGGCGACGCGTTCGCCAGCGGCGGCTCCGCCGGCTACGACCACAAGAAGATGGGGATCACCGCCCGGGGCGCCTGGGAGTCGGTCAGGAAGCACTTCCGCGACCTGGGCAAGGACACCCAGAGCGAGGACTTCACGGTGGTCGGCGTCGGCGACATGTCCGGCGACGTCTTCGGCAACGGCATGCTGCTGTCGCCGCACATCCGGCTGGTGGCCGCCTTCGACCACCGGCACATCTTCCTCGACCCGGACCCGGACCCGAAGACCTCGTACGCCGAACGGCGGCGCCTGTTCGACCTGCCGCGCTCCTCGTGGGCCGACTACGACCGGTCGCTGATCAGCGCCGGTGGCGGGGTGTACCCGCGCAGCGCCAAGTCGATCCCGGTCAGCCCGCAGGTGCGCGCGGCGCTCGGGCTGCCCGGCGAGGCCGCGGCGGTCAGCCCCGGCGAGATGATGCGGGCGATCCTCAAGGCGCCGGTCGACCTGCTGTTCAACGGCGGCATCGGCACGTACGTGAAGGCGGGCGCCGAGTCGCACGCCGACGTCGGCGACAAGGGCAACGACGCGATCCGGGTCAACGGGTCCGAACTGCGGGTCAAGGTGGTCGGCGAGGGCGGCAACCTCGGACTGACCCAGCGCGGCCGGATCGAGTTCGCCCGCGCCGGCGGCCGGGTGTTCACCGACTTCATCGACAACTCGGCCGGGGTGGACTGCTCCGACCACGAGGTCAACATCAAGATTCTGCTGGGCGGGGCGGTCGCCGACGGCGAGCTGACCCTGCCGGAACGCGACGAGCTGCTGGCCGCGATGACCGACGAGGTCGCCGCGCTGGTGCTGCGGGACAACTACGAGCAGGCGATGGCGCTGGGCAACGCGCGGGCGCAGGCGCATTCGCTGCTGCCGGTGCACCGGCGGATGCTGACCTCGCTGGAGCAGCGCGGCGAGTTGAACCGGGAGCTCGAGGCGCTGCCCACGGACAAGGAGCTGGCCGCCCGCTACGAGGCCGGGGAGGGGTTGAGCGCGCCGGAGTTCGCGGTGCTGCTCGCGTACGTCAAGATCAGTCTGGAGCGCGAGGTGCTCGCCGACGAACTGGTCGACGAGGACTGGACCAACCAGGTGCTGGCCGACTACTTCCCGACCCCGCTGCGCGACCGGTACGCCGCCCGGATGGCCGGCCACCGGCTGCGCCGCGAGATCATCTCGACGTCGCTGGTCAACGAGGTGGTCAACCGGGGCGGCACGTCGTTCGTCTTCCGCGCCATGGAGGAGAGCGGAGCGTCCGCCGCGGACGTCATCCGTGCGTACGTCGTGGTCCGCGACGTGTACGGCCTCAGCGACATCTGGGCCGCCGCCGAGGCGCTGGACAACCAGGTGCCGACGTCCGCGCAGACGCTGGTCTTCCTGGAGACCCGGCGCCTGCTCGACCGCGCCGTCCGCTGGCTGGTCAGCACCCGCCGCTCGCCGATCGACGTGGCCGCCGAGATCGCCAAGCTCCGCCCCGGGGTCACCACCCTGCTGCCCCAGCTGCCGCATGTGATCGTCGGCGCCGAGCGCCGCTCGTTCGAGGAGCGCGTGGCGACCCTGGAGGACAAGGGCGTTCCGGCCGACCTCGCCGACACGGTCAGCCGGGTGTTCTACGGCTTCGGCCTGCTGGACATCCTGGAGACCGCGACCGCCATCGAGCGGGACGTCACCGAGGTGGCCCAGGTGTACTTCGTGCTCTCCGAGCGGTTCGGCGTGGACGCGTTGCTGTCCCACATCTCCCGCCTCCCGCGCGGCGACCGCTGGCAGACCCTGGCCCGCATGGCGCTGCGCTACGACCTGTACGCCGCCCTGGCCGCGCTGACCGCCGAGGTGCTGCAGTCCACCCCGGCGTCGGCGGCCCCCGAGGACCGCGTCGCCCAATGGGA
- a CDS encoding penicillin-binding transpeptidase domain-containing protein, whose translation MTTLLVLVSGALAGCSDDEPRDTVGAFLDGWKSGDLSRVGFVTADGGKIAASEVLTEIRAFYGDLKDQPLAVSVAGEPKVTGDDSTTPIDVRWTLSGNVTWAYRSAVRMTKRSGDGWQVIWEPAVLQPDLESGEKFRLRRVPAQRGTILDANGKPLVGPHEVVVIGVSPEKITNLSSLTGSLTKAFRKIDVDVDLADLADRVGKADDGAFLELITLRRADYNRIRDDVRPLPGTVFRTETRQLAPTRAFARALLGTVDAATRDDLDARPAELTTGDLVGHGGLQARYDKQLRGTPGLSVVISAEAADETVQDQPVFTVEPVNGKSIKVTLDTATQNAADRALAGQKQPSSLVALRISDGAVLAVANGPDPGGVNTALTGQVPPGSTYKMISTYGLLQKGAVRADTPVDCPRTRTVDGRTFKNSDDEELGTVPFHVDFAKSCNTAFVALAPKLGADGLAAASRALGIGGDWNIGIDAYTGKVSDGGSPTELAAASFGQGSTAVSPIAMAVATAAVAKGGFQPPRLVLDPAPAATGTPGALDANALTGLRSMMREVVTGGTGTALRGVAGEPVYGKTGTAEFQNGSEDTHSWFVGYQGDVAFAVMVQKGGAGSEAAVPIAKRFLTTLAG comes from the coding sequence TTGACGACTCTGCTTGTGCTGGTCAGCGGCGCGTTGGCCGGGTGCTCCGACGACGAGCCGCGGGACACCGTCGGGGCGTTCCTCGACGGCTGGAAGAGCGGCGACCTGAGCCGGGTGGGCTTCGTCACCGCCGACGGCGGCAAGATCGCGGCGAGCGAGGTGCTCACCGAGATCCGGGCGTTCTACGGCGACCTCAAGGACCAGCCGCTCGCGGTCTCGGTGGCCGGCGAGCCGAAGGTCACCGGCGACGACTCGACCACCCCGATCGACGTCAGGTGGACCCTTTCGGGGAACGTGACGTGGGCGTACCGTTCCGCCGTCCGGATGACCAAGCGCAGCGGGGACGGCTGGCAGGTGATCTGGGAGCCCGCCGTGCTGCAGCCCGACCTGGAATCGGGTGAGAAGTTCCGGCTGCGCCGGGTGCCCGCGCAGCGCGGCACGATCCTGGACGCGAACGGCAAGCCGCTGGTCGGGCCGCACGAGGTGGTGGTGATCGGGGTCAGCCCGGAGAAGATCACCAACCTGTCGTCGCTCACCGGATCGCTGACCAAGGCGTTCCGGAAGATCGACGTGGACGTCGACCTCGCCGACCTCGCCGACCGGGTCGGCAAGGCCGACGACGGGGCGTTCCTCGAACTGATCACTTTGCGCCGGGCCGACTACAACCGGATCCGAGATGACGTACGCCCGCTGCCCGGCACCGTCTTCCGCACGGAGACCCGGCAGCTGGCGCCCACCCGCGCGTTCGCCCGCGCGCTGCTGGGCACCGTCGACGCCGCCACCCGCGACGACCTCGACGCCCGTCCCGCCGAGCTGACCACCGGCGACCTGGTCGGGCACGGCGGCCTGCAGGCCAGGTACGACAAGCAGCTGCGCGGCACCCCCGGCCTGTCCGTGGTGATCTCCGCCGAGGCGGCCGACGAGACGGTCCAGGACCAGCCGGTCTTCACCGTCGAGCCGGTGAACGGCAAGTCGATCAAGGTCACCCTGGACACCGCCACCCAGAACGCCGCCGACCGGGCGCTCGCCGGACAGAAGCAGCCGAGCTCGCTGGTCGCGCTGCGGATCAGCGACGGCGCGGTGCTGGCGGTGGCGAACGGGCCGGACCCGGGCGGGGTGAACACCGCGCTGACCGGGCAGGTGCCGCCCGGCTCGACGTACAAGATGATCTCCACGTACGGGCTGCTGCAGAAGGGGGCGGTGCGGGCGGACACGCCGGTGGACTGCCCCCGGACCCGGACGGTGGACGGCCGTACCTTCAAGAACTCGGACGACGAGGAGCTCGGCACGGTGCCGTTCCACGTGGACTTCGCCAAGTCCTGCAACACCGCGTTCGTCGCTCTGGCGCCGAAGCTGGGCGCGGACGGCTTGGCCGCCGCGTCGCGCGCGCTCGGCATCGGCGGGGACTGGAACATCGGGATCGACGCGTACACCGGGAAGGTGTCCGACGGGGGCAGCCCCACCGAACTCGCCGCCGCCAGCTTCGGCCAGGGCAGCACCGCGGTCAGCCCGATCGCGATGGCGGTCGCCACCGCGGCGGTGGCCAAGGGCGGATTCCAGCCGCCCAGGCTGGTCCTCGACCCGGCGCCGGCCGCGACCGGCACGCCGGGCGCCCTGGACGCGAACGCGCTGACCGGGCTGCGGTCGATGATGCGCGAGGTGGTCACCGGCGGGACCGGAACGGCGCTGCGCGGCGTCGCGGGCGAGCCGGTGTACGGCAAGACCGGCACCGCGGAGTTCCAGAACGGCTCCGAGGACACCCACTCCTGGTTCGTCGGGTACCAGGGTGACGTGGCGTTCGCGGTGATGGTGCAGAAGGGTGGCGCGGGCAGCGAGGCGGCGGTCCCGATCGCCAAGCGGTTCCTCACCACGCTGGCCGGGTGA
- a CDS encoding DUF6585 family protein, with protein MRMENDPRGLDEVVAEAGLGDLFGRYRSSLGLDVSTAVACAVLGVVLLTAGAGAPAVMALGVVFLALGALCGWLARRKFTTCRYVYANGTLTTDHRGAVTSVVIWTDVAHLRIWVRVVNLITAYAEVLQCRLVLTGGEVIDLAKPRYKDKPELVAFVEEHVSAALYPRKVDEVVRTGAATFGPLTLTDAGVGHGEVLAAWSAITKAEVGKTRLRIWTDGRRPLVSVHLRDVPDLAILRHMLQHWPVAPADGTSPATEPDPQIRD; from the coding sequence ATGCGAATGGAGAACGATCCTCGCGGGCTCGACGAGGTCGTCGCCGAGGCCGGCCTGGGCGACCTCTTCGGGCGCTACCGCTCCAGCCTGGGCCTCGACGTCTCCACCGCCGTGGCCTGCGCCGTCCTCGGCGTCGTCCTGCTCACCGCCGGGGCCGGCGCGCCCGCGGTGATGGCGCTCGGCGTGGTCTTCCTGGCGCTCGGCGCGCTGTGCGGATGGCTGGCCCGGCGCAAGTTCACCACCTGCCGGTACGTCTATGCCAACGGCACGCTGACCACCGACCACCGGGGCGCCGTCACCTCGGTGGTCATCTGGACCGACGTCGCCCACCTGCGCATCTGGGTCCGGGTGGTCAACCTGATCACCGCGTACGCGGAGGTCCTGCAATGCCGACTGGTGCTGACCGGCGGCGAGGTCATCGACCTGGCCAAGCCCCGCTACAAGGACAAACCGGAACTGGTCGCGTTCGTGGAGGAGCACGTGAGCGCGGCGCTGTACCCGCGCAAGGTGGACGAGGTGGTCCGGACCGGCGCGGCCACCTTCGGCCCCCTGACCCTGACCGACGCCGGCGTCGGTCACGGCGAGGTGCTCGCCGCCTGGTCCGCCATCACGAAGGCGGAGGTCGGCAAGACCAGGCTGAGGATCTGGACGGACGGCCGACGGCCGCTCGTCTCGGTGCACCTGCGCGACGTCCCGGACCTGGCCATCCTGCGGCACATGCTGCAGCACTGGCCGGTCGCGCCGGCGGACGGCACGTCCCCGGCGACCGAACCGGATCCGCAGATCCGGGACTGA
- a CDS encoding tetratricopeptide repeat protein produces the protein MSDPRTTPSIFTRGAVDLSALRTPAPAAPAAPSRPAASDGDPAGTVPGTLPGLAPETIIDVTEANFQSTVLERSLTTPVILDFWADWCGPCKQLSPVLEKLAVAGQGAWVLGRVDVDANPRLAQVFRVQGIPMVLAVIGGQPVEGFTGVLPESQVKQYIDAVLKAAGVSGGAPAPEDPRLDAADDALMVGDLDAAEAAYRKILAESPTDAAAESGLAQVELYRRISGQDPASVLARAAADPDDLEAQRLAADIEVLNGQAADAYARLVALVKRTSGDDREVVRKHLLSLFTVAGPDDPAVAGARRALASALF, from the coding sequence ATGAGCGACCCACGGACCACTCCGTCGATCTTCACCCGCGGCGCGGTCGATCTCAGCGCGCTGCGTACCCCGGCGCCGGCCGCACCGGCCGCGCCGAGCCGTCCCGCCGCTTCCGACGGCGACCCGGCCGGCACGGTGCCGGGCACCCTGCCGGGCCTGGCCCCGGAAACGATCATCGATGTCACCGAGGCCAATTTCCAGAGCACCGTGCTGGAGCGGTCGCTCACCACTCCGGTGATCCTCGACTTCTGGGCCGACTGGTGCGGGCCGTGCAAGCAGCTCTCCCCGGTGCTGGAGAAGCTGGCCGTGGCCGGGCAGGGCGCATGGGTGCTCGGCCGGGTCGATGTGGACGCCAACCCGCGGCTCGCCCAGGTCTTCCGGGTGCAGGGCATCCCGATGGTGCTCGCGGTGATCGGCGGGCAGCCGGTCGAGGGCTTCACCGGGGTGCTGCCGGAGAGCCAGGTCAAGCAGTACATCGACGCGGTGCTCAAGGCCGCCGGGGTCAGCGGTGGCGCGCCCGCCCCGGAGGACCCGCGACTCGACGCCGCCGACGACGCGCTGATGGTCGGTGACCTGGACGCGGCCGAGGCGGCGTACCGGAAGATCCTGGCCGAGTCGCCGACCGACGCGGCCGCCGAGTCCGGGCTGGCCCAGGTGGAGCTGTACCGCCGGATCAGCGGCCAGGACCCGGCGTCGGTGCTGGCCCGCGCCGCGGCCGACCCCGACGACCTGGAGGCCCAGCGGCTCGCCGCCGACATCGAGGTGCTCAACGGCCAGGCCGCGGATGCGTACGCCCGGTTGGTCGCGCTGGTCAAGCGGACCAGCGGGGACGACCGTGAGGTCGTGCGCAAGCACCTGCTGTCGCTGTTCACCGTGGCCGGACCGGACGACCCGGCGGTGGCCGGCGCGCGGCGCGCACTGGCCAGCGCGCTCTTCTAG
- a CDS encoding SDR family NAD(P)-dependent oxidoreductase: MAITWNFDDMPDQTGRTVVVTGASSGLGLVLTRELARRGASVVMAVRDVAKADRVRAGLAGDLEVREIDLGDLTSVRRFADRLRADGRTVDVLVNNAGIGAQQRSLTPQGYERVFATNHLGAFALTGLLLDLFRPGRDPRVVAVASNFYKRFRVPHPFRDLTAAGSWSANRAYTESKLANVLFGAELDRRLRQAGSPVRSFVAHPGMATTPMHDTARGFVQRAFLAVATVPLARTAEQGTLPLAFAATSPDARTGVVLGPHARKTDLRVHFDPVVAPADDPALAERLWRVSEDATGVRYLSGPVRAGDRDTAL, encoded by the coding sequence ATGGCCATCACCTGGAATTTCGACGACATGCCGGATCAGACCGGCCGGACCGTGGTGGTCACCGGCGCCAGCAGCGGGCTCGGCCTGGTGCTGACCCGCGAGCTCGCCCGGCGCGGCGCGTCGGTCGTCATGGCGGTGCGTGACGTGGCCAAGGCCGACCGCGTCCGCGCCGGTCTGGCCGGAGACCTCGAGGTGCGCGAGATCGACCTCGGCGACCTGACGTCGGTGCGGCGCTTCGCCGACCGGCTGCGCGCCGACGGCCGGACCGTGGACGTGCTGGTCAACAACGCCGGCATCGGGGCGCAGCAGCGGTCGCTCACCCCGCAGGGGTACGAGCGGGTCTTCGCCACCAACCACCTCGGCGCCTTCGCGCTGACCGGGCTGCTGCTGGACCTGTTCCGGCCCGGCCGCGACCCGCGCGTGGTGGCGGTGGCGTCCAACTTCTACAAGCGGTTCCGGGTCCCGCACCCGTTCCGCGATCTCACCGCCGCCGGCTCGTGGTCGGCCAACCGGGCCTACACCGAGAGCAAGCTGGCCAACGTGCTCTTCGGAGCCGAGCTGGACCGGCGCCTGCGCCAGGCCGGCAGCCCGGTGCGCAGCTTCGTCGCCCACCCCGGCATGGCCACCACGCCGATGCACGACACCGCGCGGGGCTTCGTGCAGCGCGCCTTCCTGGCGGTCGCCACGGTGCCGCTGGCGCGCACCGCCGAACAGGGCACCCTGCCGCTGGCGTTCGCGGCCACCAGCCCGGACGCGCGGACCGGCGTCGTCCTCGGCCCGCACGCCCGGAAAACGGACCTACGGGTGCACTTCGACCCGGTGGTGGCGCCCGCCGACGATCCCGCGCTGGCCGAACGGCTGTGGCGTGTCTCCGAGGACGCCACCGGCGTGCGCTACCTGAGCGGTCCGGTCCGGGCCGGCGACCGCGACACGGCTCTGTGA
- a CDS encoding TetR/AcrR family transcriptional regulator, whose product MTLRADSARVRTRMLAAARARVDAGDLELPMNAIAKDAGVGVGTMYRHFATRRALLEALATESLRELAYEAGAAATSPDIGAGLAALIKATLRRQLSDPALAGVLASGDVECADTRGLLAELMAAAQRVLARARAEGAIRADVTPDDLRRLTCGIRYAVTSGDDEDGTALDRYLEILMRGLHP is encoded by the coding sequence GTGACTCTCCGCGCAGATTCGGCTCGGGTACGCACCCGGATGCTCGCCGCCGCCCGCGCCCGCGTCGACGCCGGCGACCTGGAACTGCCGATGAACGCCATCGCCAAGGACGCCGGCGTGGGGGTCGGCACGATGTACCGGCACTTCGCCACCCGGCGGGCGCTGCTGGAGGCGCTCGCCACGGAGAGTCTCCGGGAGCTCGCGTACGAGGCCGGCGCCGCCGCGACGAGCCCGGACATCGGCGCCGGCCTGGCCGCCCTGATCAAGGCGACGCTGCGCCGGCAGCTGAGCGACCCGGCGCTGGCCGGCGTGCTCGCCTCCGGCGACGTGGAGTGTGCGGACACGCGTGGGCTCCTCGCGGAGCTGATGGCGGCGGCGCAGCGCGTGCTGGCCCGGGCCCGCGCCGAGGGGGCGATCCGCGCCGATGTCACCCCGGACGACCTGCGCCGGCTCACCTGCGGCATCCGGTACGCGGTGACCAGCGGCGACGACGAGGACGGCACCGCCCTCGACCGCTACCTGGAGATCCTGATGCGCGGCCTGCACCCGTAG